The Candidatus Nanohalovita haloferacivicina genome has a window encoding:
- the dcd gene encoding dCTP deaminase codes for MAILSDKDIKQLIKEENAVYVEKGPELDEELQVGPSSIDLRLGYDFTFPQTRKMKALDTKDMDDFSRKQEDMKATAEEGVVVHPGEFVLGTTLETVNIPNDMVARIEGRSSYARLGLIPHAAGGFVDAGFEGQITLEIQNLGNVPITIYPEDRICQMAIETMTSEAENPYGDKKDSKYMGQKGATEARLDKEKR; via the coding sequence ATGGCCATACTCTCTGACAAGGACATTAAACAGTTAATTAAAGAGGAAAACGCAGTATACGTCGAAAAAGGCCCTGAACTTGATGAAGAACTTCAGGTAGGTCCTTCCTCGATCGATCTAAGGCTTGGATACGACTTCACATTTCCACAGACCAGGAAGATGAAGGCCCTGGATACAAAAGACATGGATGATTTTTCGAGGAAACAGGAGGATATGAAGGCCACTGCCGAGGAAGGAGTAGTTGTCCATCCCGGAGAGTTTGTGCTGGGTACTACACTTGAGACAGTTAATATCCCGAATGACATGGTTGCAAGAATCGAAGGTCGTTCATCTTACGCGCGTCTAGGCCTTATCCCGCACGCTGCTGGAGGTTTCGTCGACGCAGGTTTTGAAGGCCAGATCACTCTCGAGATTCAGAACCTGGGAAACGTGCCGATCACGATTTATCCTGAGGACCGTATCTGTCAGATGGCTATTGAGACTATGACTTCGGAGGCCGAGAATCCGTACGGCGATAAGAAGGATTCGAAGTACATGGGTCAGAAAGGTGCTACAGAAGCCAGACTGGATAAAGAGAAAAGATAG
- a CDS encoding DedA family protein: MALEGVVQLILSLIQQHGVIAVMLGMVIEEVFVPVPSPIIPMAAGFLLLDATTLPAAVVQAFFLIALPASIASVLSSYFVYGIAYYGGEPIVRKYGKYLDISWEEIQHLEDHFDSGREKYYVAIFRAIPIVPLSLISGSAGLFKMDWKQYGIWSFIGMVPRNFVLALIGWWIGSEDYLRQIAGLIDNLSTLVLVVAVLAVGSVIAYRKARDIYMMLIYRTA, encoded by the coding sequence ATGGCTTTGGAAGGAGTAGTTCAGTTGATTCTTTCGCTTATTCAGCAGCACGGTGTTATCGCTGTAATGCTTGGAATGGTGATTGAGGAAGTTTTTGTGCCGGTTCCATCTCCTATAATTCCGATGGCAGCTGGATTTCTGCTCCTTGACGCAACCACGCTACCAGCAGCCGTTGTTCAGGCCTTTTTCCTGATTGCGTTACCTGCGTCGATTGCATCAGTTCTGAGCTCATACTTTGTCTATGGCATAGCCTACTATGGTGGAGAGCCGATTGTTAGGAAGTATGGAAAGTATCTGGATATTTCCTGGGAGGAGATACAGCACTTGGAAGATCACTTTGACTCGGGAAGAGAGAAATACTATGTTGCAATTTTCCGCGCAATCCCTATCGTACCTCTATCACTGATCTCCGGTTCTGCAGGCCTATTCAAGATGGACTGGAAACAGTATGGAATATGGTCATTCATCGGCATGGTGCCCAGAAACTTTGTACTGGCATTGATCGGATGGTGGATAGGAAGCGAGGATTACCTCAGACAGATCGCAGGCCTGATCGACAACCTATCAACACTTGTACTGGTTGTGGCTGTGCTCGCAGTAGGATCGGTAATTGCATACAGAAAGGCCCGTGACATTTACATGATGTTGATTTACAGAACTGCTTAA
- the prf1 gene encoding peptide chain release factor aRF-1 — protein MSHGENHQEMNKYQLKKLVNKLEDIRGRNTELVSLYIPAGYDMSKISEFLTSESSEAENIKSKHTRKNVQAALDKISRRVKEEPVTPENGVAFFAGNVSEREGRPDIQLWEVIPPQPVESRRYRCDKEFILDPLRDMIVDDRVYGLIVADKNEAAIGYLQGSSVKTAYTLSSNVPGKTRAGGQSAQRFARLRKEMLKSFLQEIAEKSKNAFMGKAREDKLLGIIIGGPGFVKDKLVNDDYLHQELQDKVIANKSLGHSGEGALKELVQKAEDAIEDSEAVREKQIVNKFLKNLKEENGKSEYGLEPVVKAMGMGAVDTVLISEDYESFKTIYECPNGHEDSIFEEEANISDTKECPECGEDMKLEEMQDIVDFMAEKAEEMSSDVEIISTDHEEGQRLMNMGGVAAILRYRIR, from the coding sequence ATGAGCCACGGAGAAAACCATCAGGAAATGAACAAGTACCAGCTGAAGAAACTTGTCAACAAGCTGGAAGATATCAGAGGCCGAAACACGGAACTGGTATCGCTGTATATCCCAGCAGGATACGACATGTCGAAGATTTCCGAGTTCCTTACATCGGAGTCTTCTGAAGCGGAGAACATCAAGTCGAAGCATACGCGGAAGAATGTGCAGGCCGCACTCGACAAGATCTCACGTCGAGTAAAAGAAGAGCCTGTTACACCGGAGAACGGGGTAGCATTTTTCGCTGGAAACGTTTCTGAAAGAGAGGGAAGGCCTGACATCCAGCTCTGGGAAGTAATCCCTCCACAGCCAGTTGAGTCACGGAGATACCGTTGTGACAAAGAGTTTATACTGGATCCGCTGAGAGACATGATTGTAGATGACAGAGTCTACGGCCTGATTGTCGCAGATAAGAACGAGGCCGCTATCGGATATCTTCAGGGATCATCAGTGAAGACAGCATACACGCTTTCATCAAACGTACCTGGAAAAACAAGGGCCGGAGGACAGTCAGCGCAGAGATTCGCCCGTTTGAGAAAAGAGATGCTTAAATCATTCTTACAGGAGATAGCAGAGAAGTCAAAGAACGCATTCATGGGAAAAGCCCGCGAAGACAAGCTACTGGGAATAATCATCGGAGGCCCTGGTTTTGTAAAGGATAAGCTAGTTAATGACGACTACCTACACCAGGAGCTACAGGATAAGGTAATTGCAAACAAATCCCTAGGTCACTCAGGAGAAGGAGCACTGAAAGAACTTGTTCAGAAGGCAGAGGACGCAATCGAGGACTCAGAGGCCGTCAGAGAGAAGCAGATAGTCAACAAGTTCCTCAAGAACCTGAAAGAGGAGAACGGCAAGTCAGAGTACGGACTTGAACCAGTAGTCAAGGCCATGGGAATGGGTGCTGTAGATACAGTTCTTATTTCGGAGGACTATGAATCCTTCAAGACCATCTACGAATGTCCTAACGGTCACGAAGACTCAATATTTGAAGAAGAGGCGAACATCAGCGATACTAAGGAATGTCCTGAGTGCGGCGAGGATATGAAGCTTGAAGAGATGCAGGACATTGTAGATTTCATGGCTGAGAAGGCCGAGGAAATGAGTTCAGATGTAGAAATTATTTCTACGGATCACGAGGAAGGTCAGCGGCTTATGAACATGGGTGGCGTTGCAGCAATTCTCAGATACCGTATTCGTTAA
- a CDS encoding valine--tRNA ligase, with the protein MEGNYNPEKIEQKWQQKWEEKDTYRYKGGEGEVFSIDTPPPTVSGNLHFGHTYGNTLTDFQARFQRMRGKDVFFPFGYDNNGIASERLTEKELGIKHQNFERREFQKKVREVCTEYEQEFEDIMKEFAFSMDWNNTYKTIDPEVQKVSQLSFIDLYEQDREYRKKGPAIWCPECETAISQVETEDAERHSHFNDIEFPLATGNGSVIISTTRPELLPACVALFVHPDDESNNHLAGEKVEVPLFDYEVPIIEDERVDMETGTGVVMCCTFGDQNDIDWYQAHNLDLRVAIDRDGTMTDLAEDYHGMDTKEAREKIVEDLDSEGLLVDRREITHTVQVHERCDEDIEFMVTEQWYVELLDHKDKYLEAGEEMDWFPEKMFTRYKNWIEGLQWDWCISRQRDSGIPFPVWYCDDCGEEVIADKENLPVDPIEDEAPISECPECGHDEFRPEKDVFDTWATSSLTPLINAGWHWDPESEEYEMKRPELYQFNLRPEGHDIISFWLFHTVVKCYEHTGETPFEGTMNHGHVLDENREKMSKSRGNVTTPQEILEDYPVDAARYWAGAVKPGDDLPLKEKDLISGEKLLRKLWNASKLVDNLTPHERSDFNEEKLEEVDKWIFAELDDTLEEVTEHMDAYEFSKARDKLRYFFWHTFCDDYLEIAKQRLDGENNSSAEYALQEVHRAIVKMFAPFIPHITEEIWNQMHENNTIHRAKWPEESEVEADLEAGETAMEVISALRKYKSSNQMALNEELNSVTVYGNIAGMEEAIKETMHIQNLASEEGEPETEKKIIDIDLNYSKAGPKYGDKVSEIEEALENEEFMIDGGRLEVAGEHLKPEMFKVREERKYTGEGEMLETEKALVVVQ; encoded by the coding sequence ATGGAAGGAAACTACAATCCGGAAAAAATTGAACAGAAATGGCAGCAAAAATGGGAAGAAAAAGATACCTACAGGTACAAGGGTGGAGAAGGAGAAGTATTCTCCATTGATACACCGCCTCCAACAGTTTCAGGCAACCTGCACTTTGGCCACACATATGGAAACACGCTAACAGATTTCCAGGCCCGATTCCAGAGAATGAGAGGAAAAGACGTTTTCTTCCCGTTCGGATACGACAACAACGGAATTGCATCGGAGAGGCTGACAGAAAAAGAGCTGGGAATCAAGCACCAGAACTTTGAGAGAAGAGAGTTCCAGAAGAAGGTCCGCGAAGTCTGTACAGAATACGAACAGGAGTTCGAGGACATCATGAAGGAGTTCGCATTCTCCATGGACTGGAACAATACCTACAAGACTATCGACCCGGAAGTACAGAAAGTCAGCCAGCTGTCCTTCATTGATCTATACGAGCAGGACAGAGAATATCGAAAGAAAGGGCCTGCAATCTGGTGTCCGGAATGCGAGACAGCTATTTCACAGGTTGAGACAGAGGACGCAGAAAGACACTCACACTTCAATGATATCGAATTCCCTCTGGCCACAGGAAATGGCTCAGTCATTATCTCAACTACAAGGCCTGAACTTCTTCCAGCATGTGTAGCGCTGTTCGTCCACCCTGACGATGAGAGCAACAATCACCTAGCTGGAGAAAAAGTAGAGGTTCCGCTTTTCGACTACGAAGTCCCAATAATTGAAGACGAGAGAGTCGACATGGAAACCGGTACAGGAGTCGTTATGTGCTGTACATTCGGAGACCAGAACGACATCGACTGGTACCAGGCCCACAACCTCGATCTCAGAGTTGCAATCGACAGAGATGGAACAATGACAGACCTAGCCGAAGACTACCACGGCATGGACACAAAAGAGGCCAGAGAAAAGATTGTAGAGGATCTCGACAGCGAAGGCCTTCTGGTTGACAGAAGAGAGATCACGCACACAGTCCAGGTCCACGAAAGATGCGATGAAGACATCGAATTCATGGTTACAGAGCAATGGTACGTTGAACTGCTCGATCACAAGGACAAGTACCTTGAAGCCGGCGAAGAAATGGACTGGTTCCCGGAGAAAATGTTTACACGATACAAGAACTGGATTGAAGGCCTTCAGTGGGACTGGTGTATCAGCCGACAGAGAGACTCCGGAATTCCATTCCCAGTCTGGTACTGTGATGACTGTGGAGAAGAAGTAATCGCAGACAAGGAAAACCTTCCTGTCGACCCTATAGAAGACGAGGCTCCTATCTCAGAATGTCCGGAATGTGGACACGACGAGTTCAGGCCTGAGAAAGATGTCTTCGACACTTGGGCTACTTCCTCACTTACACCGCTGATCAACGCTGGATGGCACTGGGACCCGGAATCAGAAGAATACGAGATGAAGAGGCCGGAACTCTACCAGTTCAATCTAAGACCTGAAGGCCACGATATCATCAGTTTCTGGCTTTTCCACACGGTTGTCAAGTGCTACGAGCACACAGGAGAGACTCCTTTCGAAGGCACAATGAATCACGGCCACGTCCTCGACGAGAACAGGGAGAAAATGAGCAAGTCCCGAGGCAACGTTACAACACCTCAGGAGATCCTCGAAGACTATCCTGTTGACGCGGCCCGTTACTGGGCTGGAGCAGTCAAGCCAGGCGACGATCTACCGCTGAAGGAGAAAGACCTGATCTCGGGAGAGAAACTTCTGAGAAAGCTGTGGAATGCATCAAAGCTAGTTGACAACCTGACACCTCACGAAAGATCAGATTTCAACGAGGAGAAACTTGAGGAAGTCGATAAATGGATTTTCGCAGAACTGGACGACACTCTGGAAGAAGTTACAGAGCACATGGATGCCTACGAGTTCTCAAAGGCCCGTGACAAACTCAGGTACTTCTTCTGGCACACATTCTGCGACGACTACCTGGAGATCGCCAAACAGAGGCTTGACGGAGAAAACAACAGCTCAGCAGAATACGCACTTCAGGAGGTTCACAGAGCGATCGTCAAGATGTTCGCGCCATTCATCCCTCACATTACAGAGGAGATCTGGAACCAGATGCACGAGAACAACACCATTCACCGAGCCAAATGGCCTGAGGAATCAGAAGTTGAAGCAGATCTCGAGGCCGGCGAGACGGCGATGGAAGTAATCTCCGCACTCAGAAAGTACAAGTCCAGTAACCAGATGGCTCTCAACGAGGAGCTTAACTCGGTAACAGTCTACGGAAACATCGCAGGCATGGAAGAAGCAATCAAGGAAACCATGCACATCCAGAACCTGGCCTCAGAGGAAGGAGAACCAGAGACAGAGAAAAAGATCATCGACATCGATCTCAACTACTCAAAGGCCGGGCCAAAGTACGGCGACAAGGTCTCAGAGATTGAAGAGGCTCTAGAGAACGAAGAATTCATGATTGACGGAGGAAGACTTGAAGTAGCTGGAGAGCACCTCAAGCCAGAAATGTTCAAGGTCAGAGAGGAAAGAAAGTACACTGGAGAGGGGGAAATGCTGGAGACCGAGAAAGCACTGGTAGTTGTCCAGTAA
- a CDS encoding metallophosphoesterase family protein produces the protein MEILVVGDCHGEIPEIPDDRDFDLVLAVGDICGGTDEMRSAMFKARDEEREWQEIFGLEEAEKEVENSIEEGKEILEKLNSLGVPVLIVPGNWDWTGENSDWSFLEGNGYPQMLEEFENVHNLNFDAEEINGWKFVGYGPCSGPELPQYEDDEPETEEEREEMQEDYDDKKEKLQGLMEGSEKTVLLSHNAPHNTSLDKIDNEDSPVHGRHYGSVIVRELIEEFSPEFSVAGHMHEAEGEEKVEETDCLNTGINTVWLLDTEKGFQKL, from the coding sequence ATGGAAATTCTAGTTGTAGGAGACTGTCACGGAGAAATCCCGGAAATCCCTGATGATAGAGATTTTGACCTTGTTCTGGCCGTAGGAGATATCTGCGGTGGAACCGATGAAATGAGGTCGGCCATGTTCAAGGCAAGAGATGAAGAGAGGGAATGGCAGGAAATTTTTGGTCTGGAAGAGGCCGAGAAGGAAGTTGAGAACTCTATTGAGGAAGGTAAAGAAATACTTGAAAAATTGAATTCTCTCGGAGTGCCGGTTCTGATAGTTCCGGGTAACTGGGACTGGACTGGTGAAAACTCGGACTGGAGTTTTCTGGAAGGCAATGGATATCCGCAAATGCTTGAAGAATTCGAAAATGTTCACAATCTCAACTTTGATGCTGAAGAAATCAATGGCTGGAAGTTTGTAGGTTACGGGCCTTGTTCTGGTCCAGAACTACCTCAGTATGAGGATGATGAACCGGAAACTGAAGAGGAGCGAGAAGAAATGCAGGAAGACTATGATGATAAGAAGGAAAAACTGCAGGGCCTAATGGAGGGCTCAGAGAAAACTGTCCTACTATCTCATAACGCACCGCATAATACTTCTCTGGATAAAATAGACAATGAGGACAGCCCTGTTCACGGCCGCCATTACGGTTCGGTCATAGTCAGAGAACTGATTGAAGAATTCTCGCCGGAGTTCTCTGTAGCAGGCCATATGCACGAGGCAGAAGGAGAGGAAAAAGTAGAAGAGACAGATTGCCTGAATACAGGTATCAACACTGTATGGCTGCTTGATACCGAGAAAGGCTTCCAGAAGCTCTAG
- a CDS encoding MBL fold metallo-hydrolase yields MKLKFLGTGGGRYVTGQQRRRTAGIIVETEETRLHVDPGPGALVYANKELENPDEVEGLIVSHAHPDHSSDAEPIIEMITEAYDNQASVFANETALNGYGDIEKSISNYHEGLCSRVEKMEEGSEHEFKDLKIESQEMFHGDPRTQGFTLEIDEKKIGFWTDTQYSEELLGLYEDCDVMVIYCTRPKGNSVKGHTAIDEVPDIMENVEASTCIITHFGYALLDSDLDEQKEYIEENIDGKVVFAYDGMEFPGEASLERFS; encoded by the coding sequence ATGAAACTCAAATTCCTTGGAACCGGTGGCGGAAGATACGTTACAGGACAGCAGAGAAGAAGGACCGCAGGAATAATCGTTGAAACAGAAGAGACCAGGCTACACGTAGATCCAGGGCCTGGCGCACTGGTATACGCCAACAAGGAACTGGAAAACCCTGACGAAGTGGAAGGCCTGATAGTATCACACGCACATCCAGACCACAGCAGCGATGCAGAACCTATCATCGAGATGATAACTGAGGCCTACGACAATCAGGCATCTGTCTTCGCAAACGAAACCGCATTGAATGGATACGGCGATATCGAGAAATCCATCTCGAATTATCACGAAGGCCTTTGCTCAAGAGTAGAGAAAATGGAGGAAGGCTCAGAGCATGAGTTCAAGGATCTCAAGATTGAATCACAGGAAATGTTCCACGGAGACCCAAGAACACAGGGATTTACACTTGAGATAGATGAGAAAAAGATAGGTTTCTGGACCGATACACAGTACTCAGAGGAACTTCTAGGTCTGTATGAAGACTGTGATGTAATGGTTATCTACTGTACAAGGCCTAAAGGAAACTCTGTAAAAGGCCATACAGCTATCGATGAAGTCCCAGACATAATGGAAAATGTAGAGGCCTCAACCTGTATTATCACGCACTTCGGATATGCGCTGCTTGACTCAGATCTTGATGAGCAGAAAGAATACATAGAGGAAAATATTGATGGAAAAGTAGTTTTCGCCTATGACGGCATGGAGTTTCCAGGAGAGGCCTCTCTAGAACGTTTCTCCTAG